One Acanthochromis polyacanthus isolate Apoly-LR-REF ecotype Palm Island chromosome 6, KAUST_Apoly_ChrSc, whole genome shotgun sequence DNA segment encodes these proteins:
- the zfp64 gene encoding zinc finger protein 64 isoform X1, with translation MTRVDRKPVNIEEHGLQRCTEPHETWSLRGVPPQVKPATGGLVSCPFCPRTAEYPAVAAHLQSHQRSMVQYEGFDIYKCHQACLKDGHYHCDLCQRAIGRKELFEKHLRKCSSTSREHQTGKSDETVISDPLSPESEMHTENDLISDKTGSKMATYTAEVATGHSVGVEVSPDIHICGFCKREYTNFDVFRAHKQNGCSLPTSDTPGTTAPASLTDSSTDFVFEKTNQTCVMRDVKKILTKAQKTPSKKLKPALTSKRHSCCFSGCTFKTQYGQKDMERHLKTHTGEKPFECELCHKRFSRRDKLNMHSRSHTGEKPHKCKHCPYAAADSSSLKKHLRIHYDERPFKCQICPYASRNSSQLTVHLRSHTGDAPFQCQQCDAKFKINSDLKRHIRIHSGEKPYKCDFCEYRCAMKGNLKSHIQIKHGTENSFHCVHCDFKCANKTALREHSREHQPVQPILCSKCTYSCSSKGALKVHEQIHSEERPFKCDFCNFASKQRSSLVTHKKKCHSDKPEKGSGGGKAGTGAGKSGGGESPKPVSSRYRAKLDAARAFCCDSCNASFVREDSLRSHKKQHRDTQNVLQLQLSTPADAVRLVPVTMPQSNTQLEIPIPSSSMAPYSNAQLKIIVSHPLGQDNSLIPAGGDSQNKTNMVLLSPENQDMVVNSIIQQVNLLAPMQPLVSSQTTEATLEPQAVLLTQLSPEDASNPLHQALLQTAITAQDSNSNSSSSSNTQTFITTCSELEGLNTLIQEGGTEVTVVTEGNTTLVTAATPPDMDHMSKPAETLAVEENTLLVPNISLSSQNVVIHGVPLIVSAQPQQSEIEQLSPHTLYSDSHTLERIPQ, from the exons ATGACGCGTGTGGACAGAAAGCCGGTAAACATTGAAGAACACGGGCTGCAGAGGTGCACAGAG CCTCATGAGACTTGGTCCCTGCGAGGGGTTCCCCCTCAGGTCAAACCAGCAACCGGTGGACTTGTCAGTTGCCCTTTCTGCCCTCGGACAGCAGAGTACCCCGCTGTGGCTGCACACCTTCAGAGTCATCAGAGGTCGATGGTACAATATGAAG GTTTTGACATTTACAAATGCCACCAGGCATGTTTGAAAGACGGTCACTACCACTGCGACTTGTGTCAGAGGGCAATTGGGAGGAAGGAGCTGTTTGAGAAACACCTTAGAAAGTGTTCTTCAACGTCGAGGGAACATCAGACCGGAAAATCTGATGAAACCGTCATCAGTGACCCTCTTTCTCCAGAATCCGAGATGCACACAGAAAATGATTTGATCTCTGACAAAACAGGCTCAAAAATGGCGACGTACACAGCCGAAG TCGCTACAGGGCATTCTGTTGGGGTGGAGGTGAGCCCAGATATCCACATCTGTGGCTTCTGCAAACGGGAGTACACTAACTTTGACGTCTTTCGCGCCCATAAGCAAAATGGATGTTCGTTGCCCACCTCTGATACACCAGGCACCACTGCACCAGCCTCTCTCACAG ATTCCAgcactgattttgtttttgagaagaCCAACCAGACGTGCGTTATGAGAGACGTCAAAAAGATCCTGAccaaagcacaaaaaacacCTTCCAAAAAATTAAAACCTGCCCTGACTTCAAAGagacacagctgctgtttctcaG GTTGCACTTTTAAGACACAGTATGGCCAAAAAGACATGGAGCGGCATCTCAAAACCCACACTG GTGAGAAGCCGTTTGAGTGCGAGCTGTGCCACAAGCGCTTCAGTCGGCGAGACAAGCTCAACATGCACAGCCGCTCGCACACAGGCGAGAAGCCGCACAAATGCAAACACTGTCCCTATGCAGCTGCAGACAGCAGCAGTTTGAAGAAGCACCTGCGTATCCACTACGATGAGCGACCGTTCAAATGCCAGATCTGTCCTTACGCCAGCCGAAACTCGAGCCAGCTCACTGTGCATCTTCGCTCGCACACAG gGGATGCACCTTTCCAGTGCCAACAGTGTGACGCAAAGTTCAAAATCAACTCAGACCTGAAGCGGCACATCCGGATTCACTCTGGTGAGAAACCTTACAAATGTGACTTTTGCGAGTACCGCTGTGCCATGAAAGGCAACCTGAAATCACACATTCAGATCAAGCACGGCACAGAGAACTCTTTTCACTGCGTGCATTGCGACTTCAAGTGTGCCAACAAGACTGCTCTGCGGGAACACTCCAGAGAGCACCAACCCGTTCAGCCCATTCTGTGTTCAAAGTGCACTTACTCCTGCTCCAGCAAGGGGGCGCTCAAAGTCCACGAGCAGATTCACTCAGAGGAGCGCCCCTTTAAATGTGACTTCTGCAACTTTGCCTCCAAGCAGCGCAGCAGTCTCGTCACTCACAAAAAGAAGTGCCACTCGGATAAGCCCGAGAAAGGCAGTGGCGGTGGGAAGGCGGGAACAGGTGCAGGGAAGAGCGGAGGTGGAGAATCTCCCAAGCCTGTCAGCTCTCGGTATCGGGCCAAACTAGATGCAGCTCGAGCCTTCTGCTGCGACTCGTGCAACGCTTCATTTGTGCGCGAGGACTCCCTGCGGAGCCACAAGAAGCAACATAGAGACACTCAGAACGTGTTGCAGCTCCAGCTCTCCACGCCAGCAGATGCAGTGCGCTTGGTTCCGGTTACAATGCCACAGAGCAACACTCAGCTTGAAATTCCCATCCCATCCAGCTCCATGGCTCCTTACAGTAACGCACAGCTCAAAATCATCGTGTCTCACCCTTTGGGACAGGATAACTCCTTAATCCCAGCTGGAGGGGACAGTCAGAATAAGACCAACATGGTTTTGCTCAGCCCAGAAAACCAGGACATGGTGGTGAACTCCATCATCCAGCAGGTTAACCTACTGGCACCTATGCAACCCCTCGTGTCATCCCAGACCACAGAAGCCACTCTTGAGCCCCAGGCTGTCCTTTTGACGCAGCTCAGCCCAGAAGATGCGAGCAACCCTCTCCACCAGGCGCTGCTGCAGACGGCCATAACCGCTCAGGACtccaacagcaacagcagcagcagcagcaacacgcAGACTTTTATCACCACTTGCTCTGAACTGGAGGGCCTCAACACCTTGATCCAGGAGGGTGGCACCGAGGTTACAGTGGTGACAGAAGGGAACACAACCCTGGTGACGGCAGCGACTCCACCCGACATGGACCACATGTCCAAGCCAGCAGAGACACTGGCAGTCGAGGAGAACACGTTACTGGTGCCGAACATCAGCCTGAGCAGCCAGAACGTGGTCATCCATGGCGTCCCGCTGATCGTGTCCGCTCAGCCACAGCAGAGTGAAATAGAGCAGCTCTCTCCTCACACACTCTACTCAGATTCACACACACTAGAACGCATCCCACAATGA
- the zfp64 gene encoding zinc finger protein 64 isoform X2, giving the protein MPHETWSLRGVPPQVKPATGGLVSCPFCPRTAEYPAVAAHLQSHQRSMVQYEGFDIYKCHQACLKDGHYHCDLCQRAIGRKELFEKHLRKCSSTSREHQTGKSDETVISDPLSPESEMHTENDLISDKTGSKMATYTAEVATGHSVGVEVSPDIHICGFCKREYTNFDVFRAHKQNGCSLPTSDTPGTTAPASLTDSSTDFVFEKTNQTCVMRDVKKILTKAQKTPSKKLKPALTSKRHSCCFSGCTFKTQYGQKDMERHLKTHTGEKPFECELCHKRFSRRDKLNMHSRSHTGEKPHKCKHCPYAAADSSSLKKHLRIHYDERPFKCQICPYASRNSSQLTVHLRSHTGDAPFQCQQCDAKFKINSDLKRHIRIHSGEKPYKCDFCEYRCAMKGNLKSHIQIKHGTENSFHCVHCDFKCANKTALREHSREHQPVQPILCSKCTYSCSSKGALKVHEQIHSEERPFKCDFCNFASKQRSSLVTHKKKCHSDKPEKGSGGGKAGTGAGKSGGGESPKPVSSRYRAKLDAARAFCCDSCNASFVREDSLRSHKKQHRDTQNVLQLQLSTPADAVRLVPVTMPQSNTQLEIPIPSSSMAPYSNAQLKIIVSHPLGQDNSLIPAGGDSQNKTNMVLLSPENQDMVVNSIIQQVNLLAPMQPLVSSQTTEATLEPQAVLLTQLSPEDASNPLHQALLQTAITAQDSNSNSSSSSNTQTFITTCSELEGLNTLIQEGGTEVTVVTEGNTTLVTAATPPDMDHMSKPAETLAVEENTLLVPNISLSSQNVVIHGVPLIVSAQPQQSEIEQLSPHTLYSDSHTLERIPQ; this is encoded by the exons ATG CCTCATGAGACTTGGTCCCTGCGAGGGGTTCCCCCTCAGGTCAAACCAGCAACCGGTGGACTTGTCAGTTGCCCTTTCTGCCCTCGGACAGCAGAGTACCCCGCTGTGGCTGCACACCTTCAGAGTCATCAGAGGTCGATGGTACAATATGAAG GTTTTGACATTTACAAATGCCACCAGGCATGTTTGAAAGACGGTCACTACCACTGCGACTTGTGTCAGAGGGCAATTGGGAGGAAGGAGCTGTTTGAGAAACACCTTAGAAAGTGTTCTTCAACGTCGAGGGAACATCAGACCGGAAAATCTGATGAAACCGTCATCAGTGACCCTCTTTCTCCAGAATCCGAGATGCACACAGAAAATGATTTGATCTCTGACAAAACAGGCTCAAAAATGGCGACGTACACAGCCGAAG TCGCTACAGGGCATTCTGTTGGGGTGGAGGTGAGCCCAGATATCCACATCTGTGGCTTCTGCAAACGGGAGTACACTAACTTTGACGTCTTTCGCGCCCATAAGCAAAATGGATGTTCGTTGCCCACCTCTGATACACCAGGCACCACTGCACCAGCCTCTCTCACAG ATTCCAgcactgattttgtttttgagaagaCCAACCAGACGTGCGTTATGAGAGACGTCAAAAAGATCCTGAccaaagcacaaaaaacacCTTCCAAAAAATTAAAACCTGCCCTGACTTCAAAGagacacagctgctgtttctcaG GTTGCACTTTTAAGACACAGTATGGCCAAAAAGACATGGAGCGGCATCTCAAAACCCACACTG GTGAGAAGCCGTTTGAGTGCGAGCTGTGCCACAAGCGCTTCAGTCGGCGAGACAAGCTCAACATGCACAGCCGCTCGCACACAGGCGAGAAGCCGCACAAATGCAAACACTGTCCCTATGCAGCTGCAGACAGCAGCAGTTTGAAGAAGCACCTGCGTATCCACTACGATGAGCGACCGTTCAAATGCCAGATCTGTCCTTACGCCAGCCGAAACTCGAGCCAGCTCACTGTGCATCTTCGCTCGCACACAG gGGATGCACCTTTCCAGTGCCAACAGTGTGACGCAAAGTTCAAAATCAACTCAGACCTGAAGCGGCACATCCGGATTCACTCTGGTGAGAAACCTTACAAATGTGACTTTTGCGAGTACCGCTGTGCCATGAAAGGCAACCTGAAATCACACATTCAGATCAAGCACGGCACAGAGAACTCTTTTCACTGCGTGCATTGCGACTTCAAGTGTGCCAACAAGACTGCTCTGCGGGAACACTCCAGAGAGCACCAACCCGTTCAGCCCATTCTGTGTTCAAAGTGCACTTACTCCTGCTCCAGCAAGGGGGCGCTCAAAGTCCACGAGCAGATTCACTCAGAGGAGCGCCCCTTTAAATGTGACTTCTGCAACTTTGCCTCCAAGCAGCGCAGCAGTCTCGTCACTCACAAAAAGAAGTGCCACTCGGATAAGCCCGAGAAAGGCAGTGGCGGTGGGAAGGCGGGAACAGGTGCAGGGAAGAGCGGAGGTGGAGAATCTCCCAAGCCTGTCAGCTCTCGGTATCGGGCCAAACTAGATGCAGCTCGAGCCTTCTGCTGCGACTCGTGCAACGCTTCATTTGTGCGCGAGGACTCCCTGCGGAGCCACAAGAAGCAACATAGAGACACTCAGAACGTGTTGCAGCTCCAGCTCTCCACGCCAGCAGATGCAGTGCGCTTGGTTCCGGTTACAATGCCACAGAGCAACACTCAGCTTGAAATTCCCATCCCATCCAGCTCCATGGCTCCTTACAGTAACGCACAGCTCAAAATCATCGTGTCTCACCCTTTGGGACAGGATAACTCCTTAATCCCAGCTGGAGGGGACAGTCAGAATAAGACCAACATGGTTTTGCTCAGCCCAGAAAACCAGGACATGGTGGTGAACTCCATCATCCAGCAGGTTAACCTACTGGCACCTATGCAACCCCTCGTGTCATCCCAGACCACAGAAGCCACTCTTGAGCCCCAGGCTGTCCTTTTGACGCAGCTCAGCCCAGAAGATGCGAGCAACCCTCTCCACCAGGCGCTGCTGCAGACGGCCATAACCGCTCAGGACtccaacagcaacagcagcagcagcagcaacacgcAGACTTTTATCACCACTTGCTCTGAACTGGAGGGCCTCAACACCTTGATCCAGGAGGGTGGCACCGAGGTTACAGTGGTGACAGAAGGGAACACAACCCTGGTGACGGCAGCGACTCCACCCGACATGGACCACATGTCCAAGCCAGCAGAGACACTGGCAGTCGAGGAGAACACGTTACTGGTGCCGAACATCAGCCTGAGCAGCCAGAACGTGGTCATCCATGGCGTCCCGCTGATCGTGTCCGCTCAGCCACAGCAGAGTGAAATAGAGCAGCTCTCTCCTCACACACTCTACTCAGATTCACACACACTAGAACGCATCCCACAATGA